The window TGCTAAAccttatgtatttatccactgagctGATGTggcgagtgaaggcttctactttgttttgattttgacccaggtgtcctCCACATATCTggaccagtggctaggtgccatccctttgaaagaaccaagagctttaatTTCCACTTCCTCCAAGGAAAAgttggctacaatgggtgacactggggagcccatggcacatccatgcttttgTCTGTAGAAACTGTTGTTGTACTTGACacatgttgtggtaaggcagaggtcCAACAGTGTACAAATCTGATCTGAggtaaagctggttctgttttgtaaaCCACCTCAACATCACCTTCACTAATGATGTTTCtgcactgtgatgaattctgaaatctGAGTAAAATTCTTCAagtaaaccattcctctgcagataatcagttagctgttttacatcTACTCTTTCAGAACTTTTTGAGTTGAAAGCatggttggagattggcctatgaTTAGCTAAGACAGTAATGGATGCCTTGAAGGCCTGTCGTATGTAGCccacaaaacattaaatattagCAAGACCTAGAATAACACATAAGCAGGCTGTAGcagttttattctttctttaacCTGAGCagtgacttgacttgactgctAGCAGTCACTCAAATGCTTATTTCTCACCATTGTACCTTGGGATCTGCTTGAGTTTTATTCAGTGCAAAACAGATGGGGATGGTATACAAACCAATCACACAACATCACAATCTGACTATCAACTATGAATACCATCCAGTCATCTTCTTTAAATAGACCAGAGTTGGTTACACTGATCAAATCTtatttccttgtgtttcctgGTCCAGTAAGTTTATTTCCTAGTCTCtctcagagtttctgtttagCAGTTCTGTCATGGAGCATGATTCATGCAGTCTGCTCAGAAGAACTAAGGCACAACTAATGGTCTATTacattaagaagaaaaaatgaaacaaaatcttAAATGAGTAGGTATATTTGCACTTTGTAATACTTCTGTGGTGAATTAATCTATGGCTTCCCATCTCATAATCAAATCAATTTCGTTGCACAGGTACCTTCAGTGAGGATGTGATTGGAAGCAATGAAAAGGTCAGAAACTTAAGCTTATTTCACATAGTCTAAAGAATACAATGTCACAATGATTTacaattattaaatttttttttgttttttttacaacagACTTTGAATATTTCTGAGGACAGCAACAGTCAGCAATTTCAAAGAGAAGCTGAAAAACTACTCAGAAGACTTCATCTTCATGACAATTATCAACAGAAGATGTCAACTGCAGACTTTCTTAAAATAGGTCCTCCTGTGAAACAAAGCCATGACACATCAGAGAAAGATCTAGCTTATACTTTTCTTCAGAGGTTGATGATGTTAGACTACAGAGCCAGAGATATTCCTGTGAGACAAGACAATCCTGATGTGAGCTGTTCACAGTCTGTTCCAGTGTCTGACAGTGATGACTTTGATGATCTATTTAGGGACAGTGCAGACTCTGATAAATCAAAAGAGTctcatgtgcatccaatggatGTTCAGATGGCAGTATTTCACTGCTCAGACAGTTTCCTGAAGCAGAACATGGTTACAAAGCTGTCACAGTGTCAGTACGCCTTACCTTTGCTTGTTCCTGACCTAGTCACAATGGATATTGAATGTCCTCTGTGGACATTCAGGCAGATaacaaaaacatggaagaaaactCAAATCAAGGATAATTCAAATGTTGTCACCATGAAGAGTATGCCAATCTGCAAAGCTGAGACATCCATGGTGTCATTCTTCCGCCTGGGTTCACTGTCAGTGTCTAAATCTCAGCTCATGAACAGTTTGATCAACGACCGTcacagcaccttcttccacaggAACTGCAAAGGTAGCACCAAATCTCGCCATCTGATGGATGGTGTGGCAGAGATTGCCTGGTACTGCCCAGCTGGAGAACCCAATGACTCCTTCACTGACTGCATTGCCTTCTGTAATCTTCATGGTGATGCTCTGTTGATTGAAAAACAGCGTGAGATACTGACTGAAAAATCTTCAATCAATATTGTTCTTGTGCCAACTCTGGAAAAAGGCCAGAAAAATACTACAGTCATCCAAGCTCTTTACAAGTCACCAAAGCCTCTCATTATTCTCACTGCTGATAGTGATCGTGGTGTAGTTCAGGTGAAAGATGGAAAATACAAAATGGGTCTGAAAGACAGAAACCAGTCAGATGTTTCTGAAGAACTTAAAGGAATCATTAGAAAGGTTTTATCTGGACCTCATGCATCCTTCCAGCTTGAATCCATGGCCAAGGTCTCTGGAATCAGAGTGGATGAAGATGATGCAGTTTGCCTAAGAGGGAAATCTGCTGCAGTGCAAACAGTTAATATGCTTCAATGGATGGGAGTTTCAAAGATCAAAGATAAATTTCTCCCTTGCCAAGGTGATCTGTGGCTTGAGtggtgcaaaataaataaagaactgTATCACCTTAAAGGAAACATTGAGAAGGACAAAAGTCAGAAAGAACAACAACTGATGAAAATACGACAAGATCAATGCAAAGATTCAAATAGTGAGCTGATGAAGTCATTCACTAAAAGGCTCTTGTCTTTGCCACCAAAAGAGAAAGAGTACTTCCTGAAATGGACTCAGATCTTAATAGATGCCCTATCTACAGATGATCTCTCTTCAATTCTCCAAAGCTATGATAAAAAGTGGACTGAGGTCTTGACTCTGAAGAAGAAACATGACAAATCTGCTCTgttaacaagcaaacaaactgaGCTTGAGGAAATATccaaaaaactgcagtcagcAACCTTTGGCTTGGAGCACATCTTCAGAGAAATGGGACAGATCTATGAAGCCCATAAAGCAGTAAAACCAAAGAGCAGATTTACTGACTGGGCTAAATACCCTGAattggctgcagatctgatgatatcaGGACACCCAGTGGAGCTGATGGACGGTGATGCAGGTCAGGTTCCTTTAACATGGATCTCTGGTATTTTAGATGAAGTTATCAAGAAACTAGGTGACCAGAGAGTTTTTGTGTTGTCTGTTTTGGGCCTACAAAGCAGCGGAAAATCAACAATGCTGAATGCCATGTTTGGATTGCAGTTTGCAGTGAGTGCTGGCAGGTGCACCAAAGGTGCGTTCATGCAGCTGGTCAAAGTGTCAGAAGAACTCAGAAAAGTCTTCCAGTTTGAATATGTTCTAGTGGTGGACACTGAAGGACTACGTGCTCTTGAGCTGGCAGGAAATGCTACTCTTCATCACGACAACGAACTGGCAACATTTGTTGTTGGCCTGGGAAACTTGACACTGATTAACATCTTTGGTGAGAATCCAGCTGATATGCAAGATGTCCTGCAGATTGTTGTTCAGGCTTTCATGAGGATGAAGAAAGTTAAACTTTCTccgagttgtgtgtttgttcaccAGAATGTTACAGATATTGCAGCAACTGAGCAAAACATGGACGGGAAAAGACGCCTGCAAGAAAAGCTGGACCAGATGGCTCAGCTAGCTGCCAAAGAAGAGTCATGTGATGCTGAGTGCTTCAGTGATGTCATTGCCTTTGACGTACAGAAAGATGTGAAATACTTTGCCCAGTTATGGGAGGGAAGTCCACCAATGGCTCCTCCAAATCCAGGCTACAGTAAGAGCATCCAAGAGCTGAAGAACATCATCCTGTCTAAGGCTAAACAGTCTGCTGGGATCAAACTCTCAcatttcaaaatcaaaattcACAACCTGTGGAATGCCCTGATGAACGAACAATTTgttttcagctttaaaaacacactggAAATTGCAGTTTACAGAAGACTTGAGGTTCAATATGGGAACTGGACCTGGGCCCTGAGGAGCAACATGCTGACCATTGAAAATCATCTTCATACCAGAATTGAAAATGGAAACCTTGACAGGGTTGGGCATAGTGATCTTTTCAAAAGAATAAGCAAAAAATATAAGGAAgtacaaaaaaatatgacaaagtaCTTTGAGGATGACAAAGAAATGTTAGTTCAATGGAAAGGCcgatttgaaaacaaaataaaggagTTTCAAGAGGAACTGGTGAGAGGAGTGGAAAGAAAACTGGATGAAGTTatccagcagaagaaaactTGTAAAAAGCTGGATGAGAAGAAGCCAGAGTTTGAGAACAAGCTGCTGCAAAAGAGCAAAGAACTCGCTCATCAATTAAAAGACAAAGcaaaagatgaagatgaacttaaaacacagttcaacagtgtttggagtcactgggttaAAGACTTAACTGCAGATACACAACCCATCAAAGATATCAATCTGGATGATGATCAGGCAAATATTCTTCATGACCTTGGTTTTGAATGGGGTCTTATTATTGAATCCAAAAACAATGGAAGGTACAAAATGATATGTCAGGATGGTGATTACTCTAACTATGTAGTCCTCCGCAAGCAGCAAAACACAGCAGGGCAGAACATAGTCAACCAAGTGGTTACATTGATTGTAGATGCTGGCAAAAAAGTAGTAAATCAATTTAGGGGACCTTTGGAGTATGAGGACCAGGAACTGATCAGATCACTAATAAATGATGTTGAGAAACAGTCTCTTGATGAAATTAGGAAGAAACCTGTAGCAACAAGAGGCTACAGTTCAGCTTACTTACAAGAAGTGGCCCAAAAAGTTCAGGTGACAGTGACAGAGTTtgaaaaatacaagaaatatGCTTTCAAGAAGGAGTTCACAGTTAATCTGTTACTATATGTGTTTGAGTGGGCAAGCAGTTGGCTTTCACAGTCTCATAAAACGTTTGCAGTGAAAAACGATGCACGCACTTACTTGGAAACCAAGAGAACACAATATTTCAACATTTTCAGAAGCTTCTGCAAAGGAAGCTcgtctgctgttgtgtttggagAAATGATCTGTGGAAAACTGAAGGTTTCCACTGTTGAGGCTGTCTGTAACCAGACTGCCATTGATCTTGCTGGAGAGATGAAGTGCAGTTACCCTGTGTTCAATGAGAACAGACTGAATTTAGAGAAACACTTGTTGAAGTCGCTTGCCGAGAAAGAGGACTTTGATGCTTTCATCACCTACATCCAAAATCCAAGGAAGCAAGTAGAGGCTTTTATAAAAGAGAATGTGAATGCTTTCATGTCTGGAGAACACAAAGTTAAAGCAATGAATATACTTTGGAAAAATGTGGCCAAAATTAAGGAGGTTGTCCATCAAGCTTTATTTAATGCAGTCGAAGAAGTCAAAAGCCAGAGTGGAGACATAGACATGTGGGCAGGGAGgttttccagtttcctcaataATAAACTGACTCTTGATGCCATCTCCTGTCAAAACTTCAAGGACATAAACAATTTTGACTTTCTTAAAGAAGAGATTGAGAAAGGCCTTGAATCCATTACAAAGGAGATGAAGCAGCTTTCTCTGGATAAGATGAATGAATTCAGACTGAGACCTGATCAAATCCTCATCGATCAGCTGTGTGACTGCTGCTGGGAAAAGTGTCCGTTCTGTGCAGCTGTTTGTACCAACACTATCAAAGATCACGTGAATAAGCACAAGATAGATCACAGCTGTCCCTTTCATCGTTCTCAAGCAGTCAATGGTTGGCACTACAAATACACTGAGGAAATGTGTGTTGAGTTCTGCACAACAAAAGTTGCAAGTGACGGCCTATTTTACCCAGATGGAGTTTCAACAGAGCTCTTTTTTTATAAAGAGTACAGAAAAGCTGGGCCAAGGTTTGCTGACTGGAGTATTACACCTGATAAGTATAGGTCAAAGTATTGGACATGGTTTGTTTATCGATTTCAAAAGGACCTGGAAAACTACTATAAGTTAAAATTCACAATGGATCGTGAGATTCTTGAAGGTTGGAAAGCAGATCAGGACGAGGCTATTCAAAGTCTAGATGAAATGTACAAACTGTGAGTGAGCCAACATAGTTTCAACTCtgctgaaaatgacaacagCTGTTTTCATGTAATCATTCGCAAATCAAATAACAGTCACATTTATTActcatttaaacatttgaatGTGGAGAATCAATAGGTGAATACACTGGTAAACAGAAAGCTGCTTTAATGAACACTCACACAGGAGAGCTCATGGGAACAATAATCATTTTGAGAATGCAGtgagaaataaaagcaaacatgttaatgttaatattatggTATCATCAACAAAGTTTATGATTAGGAAacaatgttttgcatttaaGGAAAAGACAAGAAGGATGCTTTTCAGTGTTAGAAATGATTAAATTGTTGCATGTAAGGATGatgatatattttattaatttataatgtGAAATATATGAAACTGAGCTCATATAGAAAGAGCTGTTTTGTGAGTTGACGGGGGTGGGGGTCGGGGGGGTATATGTCGTCAAAAATAGCATATTCTGGATAAGGTGTAGAAGTCATTAGTTTAACCTGTTTAACTACTTTTCAATCAAACAAATATTATCTGATTCTTGTGTTTCAGCAAATCAAATGTTGTCTGTATACTTGTATGTTTTATTATCTGCATAttaacaaaacataaagaagaaCATGCATGAGGGatattttatgtctttatttctCATGTTTTAAAAGCTACTTTCTGTGGCTCCGTTATCATAAGAAGTCACCATAGCAGCTAGCTCCACATGTATGATTTTGGCAGTTTTAACCAGACACAAAACCTAAAAGAATTTGTTCCTCCAGCTGGAGCTGAACCAATGACCTTGTGCTTGTTATGGAAACAtataaaccactacactatagaAAATATTTTCTCTTGTCATTTAACATAACACTGAATTTCAGATTGTTTATTGGAGGTAACAAATCTAATGCTTAGTTTTCAAGGATAATTTTGTTTCATTACACCATTAGTggtagaaaatgaaaaaattaagATGAAATACAAAGCTTAAAGTGGGTGACAACACAtccaataataaaattaatattgtgcACTCAAAGAAAGCATCTATCAGACTGACCCCACAGCCAgtgatccatccatctttttaaCTGCTTGTCTAATTCAAGGCTGCGGTGGGGCTAAAGTttataaacagaaatgtttattCAAATCActgctcttctgtttttttttttttccaattcacTTCTGTCTGCAAATACATGTTTAGGGTCACAGAGGGTAATCCTGTGGAATTCTTGTGCTAGATTACAGAAACACTCAGTAAACACATTTTGATTTGGTATTTTAATTGGACTTTGGAATTAAACTTTTCAAAGACAACAAAATGAGAATATTCTGATTTAAACACTTTAGAAAACTGGAtattttgaaactttttttttaagtttgaaaaaaactttgaaacagGACTTCCTGCTCATCAGGAAGTCCTGTTTCAAAATCTGTCTGCCTCAAATCTGTCTCCAGCCAGTTTCAACCCAATAAAAGAAATGcttataagtaaaaatattttaatttttcaataGAAAATTAAATACAACCAAAACCTTATGCCAGGCTTAATATCtgcaggggttttttttctgtttttttttagtcaagGTTTTTTACATAAACATTTTCACAAAGCACTCATTATCCCTGTTAATCACAGTCTCTCACCTCAACATCGGCACCCCTCTGTAGGGGATTGTGAATTTCCCATTTCCCATCGCCCCAACAACCACCACTTTTTAAGTTGCACACAAGAACAACACCATCAGTGTTGACATGGAAACAAGGATTAAAGGGCAGTGCCAGGTCATCTTCATCGCAGCTGATATTGATCTGGAATCTGAGTTGATCAGTGATTATACAAATATAGTTTTAATATAAATTACAGAGCTTAGAAGAATGTACAGCTTTAAAATACTTGTACTAGATTTGTTTTTCCTACTGCAGGAGTAAAAGCGCAGGTATCATAATTTGAATGTATATTGTTAttatactgtaaaataaatgttatgTGTTTTGTTAGCTTACCTCTCTGCATCATGCAGAATTAGCCCCTTTATCTTCACTTTATCTCCAGCTCTCAGATCCACATTCTTCAGCTCAAGTTGCTGAGAAACATGTGGTTAGAATTAAATTAGAAGAAGACTTCAGagcaaataaacaatgcatttttttagtttagCAAATAATAGATTAAAGGAGATGTAGCTTATTTGCTCACATAGTATGACATGCACAAAATTAAGATTACCATACCATACTGGTTGATGGTAAGTAGTTGGAAGATCTATACAATGGAAAGGGTCTTTGATATATTGTTGATTAATCTAGATCAGAAATATCTACAATGGTGTAATATACACATGCATTTTTACCAGTATATTATGCAAAaacctgtgtttaaaaaaaaaatctagttgaATTGGTATGCTTCATCATTTGAGATGATctgtggagcctatcccagtgtCCATAGGGTGAatggcagggtgcaccctgtacaggccACCACCCTCTAGCAGGGCtaacaaagagagacagacagccattcacactcacattcactcacattcacatctatgggcaatttagaatcaccagttaaactaaccacactaactgcatgtctttgtactCTGGGAGGAAActgtatggaattatatttatacCAAGTCACGCGTGAGAATAAACATCATTTgagcaaataatttaattaacaaGTGCAGGTATTCATTCCTTACACGTAAATTCAACAACCCGTGCATGTAGAACtcaacagtcacacacacaaagaagccATTGTGCATGCAAGTGTCTGCTGTACAcgtgctgctgcagtttcataCTCTCATGGGAAACTCACTGCACTGAATCCTGCTCACTGAATGCAACTGGCTTGACTGTTTGGGCGGAGCCTAACATGGTTGGCTGTTTTAAACCTTATTAGTTTACAATTTGGAAAATAATGTTTGCTGGCTGCTGAGTTCTGCTGTTGAATTTACACATGAGGAATGAATACCTGCGCTTGcgaaattaaattatttgctcagattatgttttttcttaCGCGTGGCTTTTGACACGAATATAATTCCATAGAACCGAAGTAAACCTACGcaggcatggggagaacatgtaaactctaaacagaaaggccctggccaagGTGCATTCAAGCCTAGGACCTGCTTGCTGTGAAGCAATAGTGCTAAACGCTGCGCCACCATGCTGTCTTGAGGCAGTCCTATTTTCCGtgcccataattttcctttgacctttaaccttgaGGTCAGGGTCGCCGAGGTTCAAATTCATCCAAAATTTTAAGTGgctgcatctatggtgtgaatttgaacattctgCCTCACATTGTTCTTGCGTTAACATGTTCAcaagatttaaagaaaaacttgcCCTCTAATGTCTGACCTTCACCCAATCATGGCAAAAATCTTCGTGCAGATTTAGTATGAATCAAactggtagttttgctgtaatatttttaacaaacaaacataaacataacaaACAGTACTTTGGGCAAGGTCTATATAAAATGAGTTTGATATTTGTGTATTTACTTATAAATTATACtctcaaaagtattcactcacagTTTTCACTTAATGGCCACAactgtataaaccaagcacctacacagtaggcatgcagactgcttctgcaaacatttgtgaaagaatgggtcgctctcaggagctcagtgaattccagtgtggtaccgtgataggatgccagctgtgcaacaagtccagtcgtgaaatttcctcactactaaatagtCCACAGTCAACTATTAATGGTAttgtaacaaagtggaagtgattgggaaggAAAAGAACTACACATAAATTCAACttttgccaactttctgcaacGTCAATTACTACAGACTTCCAAACTTAATGTGgacttcagattagctcaaaaacagtctgtagagagcttcatggaatgggtttccatggcagagcagctgcatccaagcctcacaTCACCAAGCATTGCCAAAAATCTctataaacactcctaaaacttgtggaaagccttcccagaagagccaaggctgttatagctgcaaagggtgggctgacatattaaaccctatggagaAAGAATggaatgtcactcaagttcatatgaaGGGAGATGAGCTTTTAATCAATGTGATTAAGTATATCAGTTTGCCAGTAGCACAGACTGAACAATACTATAGTGTTGGTATGTGCTAGTTCAgatgttaattattttatacTTAAAACCATAATCTTTTTATCTCAGCTTTTTCTTACTGATCCTGTAAAAGAAGAGATGGACAACACAGGCATCAAGGAGGTaagatttgttacattttaaacaacATCTTATACAACATCTCGATGCATCATGGAATCCCTTTTTGACTGGAACTGGAACAGGAAGACAATGGCCCAAGCCAATGCTTAAAGTTGTGCATGAGACTATTTGACCATGAAAAAGGAATCTGGAGTGCTGAAATTGGTCAAATtaaagtccagacttaaatccTACTGAGCAGATTTAGGATTTAGTGGATTGAAAGACAGGTCACAGAAAAGTTTCATCCAAAGCAAGTCTCTGGGAGTagctaaaaactaaactgactgTACTCAATAAGAGACTGTTGAAAAAGTACATTAAGAAGTCATTGCCAGCAAGAATTCAAGCTGTTGCAATTACGTGTGAATAAGGATTATTTAGTTGTTTCAATTATTTCgccaggcagcacggtggtgcagcagttagcactgctgcctcacagctggaataatatctagaaggtctgggtttgattccaccttggcccgggactctcgctgtgtggagtttgcatgttctccctgtatctgtgtgggtttcctcccacagtccaatgaCATGCAGtttctggggttaggttaaatggtcactctaaattgcccataggtgtgagtgtgaatggttgtctgtctctctgtgttggccctgcgacaggctggcgacctgtacagggtgtaccctgcctctcgcccagtgtcagctgggataggctccagccccccctgcgaccctgaacaggataagtggaagagaatggatggatggatgaattattTGCCCAATTAATAACAAtacatatttttagttttaacgCTTTATGACTGACAGGAGTACAAGTGTTCCCATTTGCATATCTATTTTTAAATGCTGGCAGAATAAGAGAGTAATAATTAATTTTGCATATAAAAAACATTAGAGTCCAGACACAGGAGCCTTATTTAGcaatctgatcagctgttcataGTACTTCCAGTATTTAAATATACATCATCACATTGTCAGCATAAACTTCATAAATCatcttgttttcatgtttgccaCAAACTGTGACAACAGtgggtccaaacttttgactggtactgtattttattttcatttttgctatAGCTCATATAAATGAAGTCATGAACACactcaaaatacattttctgtggTTTGAAAGGATTTTGTCCgacttttttaatttataattttgaAGGATGCAACTATGACATTTCTGtatgaaaaatgtataaaaaatatttttaatttcgtTGTAGTCTCCAGCACTTTTTTGCACTTTATTTAGTTCCAGTTTGCACTGTAATGTAGTCTACAGTGCAAACTGGACtcgtggtgtatgtgtgtgtgtgtgtgtgtgtgtgtgtgtttatgtttttttctttttttttttaatactcctGCCTATTTTCATTGTTTAGTTTTGGCCTGTATTCTTGTCTGGCACTAAATGTTTTAGCTTAGGATccaagaaataatttttttgttcttatatatatatatatgggttgTTTTATTGGtgctaatttaaaaatattggtTGCATAAGAATataacaaataaagaaacaaatacaaCTGATTTTCTAAACATGCAAgtgaacacaaacatgcagatcatATGAAATGACAGATCATTACAAGAGTGACACTAAAAGCATTCACACTGACTAAAACAGCTCTTCTCTCGATCCTTTAAAATGTTGCTCCATCCCAGTCCACCTTACCTGAAAATCAGCCACATGCTCACCACCTTGGGGACCAGAATCTCAATAATCATGTCAGTGTTGTTAAACATCATCATCCACCTACTGCAGCAATCTTTCTTTGTTACATAAGTTTAGACGCACTCAAGTTTCTTAAAGCTCTTAAACTGATCCAAAATAATCAATTCACAGAGGCTTTGCTTAAGCTGCAGAGCACTAACAATCAAAATATTTCCAGTTCCTGAAATGCTGACCATAATTTTCAGGCAAAAGCGCTTTCATGTTAACA is drawn from Archocentrus centrarchus isolate MPI-CPG fArcCen1 chromosome 8, fArcCen1, whole genome shotgun sequence and contains these coding sequences:
- the LOC115784292 gene encoding interferon-induced very large GTPase 1-like; protein product: MEENSDDTAAGGAGEPETESVTKTKELPELTLVLLGDTNSIEIVPKNILLDHEDQTNVEQFSSKLYDFCGRHIAVINLLGLQNTDKILLNEGNHVFLLLLPYGQHNSQYSSAVQQLEKAFGEGILSYVMTVVTHEPGDKCESALTDLKTNSSFAEKRFHTCTRSMTDANEIIDLLEKIDAMVSENSLHSRHEEQREYLDHRCDKEKGIGNGNMSYAECESLNGPGVAEHSQKKDDSTGGKGGHKPVSAETEERGNISDVIGSNEKTLNISEDSNSQQFQREAEKLLRRLHLHDNYQQKMSTADFLKIGPPVKQSHDTSEKDLAYTFLQRLMMLDYRARDIPVRQDNPDVSCSQSVPVSDSDDFDDLFRDSADSDKSKESHVHPMDVQMAVFHCSDSFLKQNMVTKLSQCQYALPLLVPDLVTMDIECPLWTFRQITKTWKKTQIKDNSNVVTMKSMPICKAETSMVSFFRLGSLSVSKSQLMNSLINDRHSTFFHRNCKGSTKSRHLMDGVAEIAWYCPAGEPNDSFTDCIAFCNLHGDALLIEKQREILTEKSSINIVLVPTLEKGQKNTTVIQALYKSPKPLIILTADSDRGVVQVKDGKYKMGLKDRNQSDVSEELKGIIRKVLSGPHASFQLESMAKVSGIRVDEDDAVCLRGKSAAVQTVNMLQWMGVSKIKDKFLPCQGDLWLEWCKINKELYHLKGNIEKDKSQKEQQLMKIRQDQCKDSNSELMKSFTKRLLSLPPKEKEYFLKWTQILIDALSTDDLSSILQSYDKKWTEVLTLKKKHDKSALLTSKQTELEEISKKLQSATFGLEHIFREMGQIYEAHKAVKPKSRFTDWAKYPELAADLMISGHPVELMDGDAGQVPLTWISGILDEVIKKLGDQRVFVLSVLGLQSSGKSTMLNAMFGLQFAVSAGRCTKGAFMQLVKVSEELRKVFQFEYVLVVDTEGLRALELAGNATLHHDNELATFVVGLGNLTLINIFGENPADMQDVLQIVVQAFMRMKKVKLSPSCVFVHQNVTDIAATEQNMDGKRRLQEKLDQMAQLAAKEESCDAECFSDVIAFDVQKDVKYFAQLWEGSPPMAPPNPGYSKSIQELKNIILSKAKQSAGIKLSHFKIKIHNLWNALMNEQFVFSFKNTLEIAVYRRLEVQYGNWTWALRSNMLTIENHLHTRIENGNLDRVGHSDLFKRISKKYKEVQKNMTKYFEDDKEMLVQWKGRFENKIKEFQEELVRGVERKLDEVIQQKKTCKKLDEKKPEFENKLLQKSKELAHQLKDKAKDEDELKTQFNSVWSHWVKDLTADTQPIKDINLDDDQANILHDLGFEWGLIIESKNNGRYKMICQDGDYSNYVVLRKQQNTAGQNIVNQVVTLIVDAGKKVVNQFRGPLEYEDQELIRSLINDVEKQSLDEIRKKPVATRGYSSAYLQEVAQKVQVTVTEFEKYKKYAFKKEFTVNLLLYVFEWASSWLSQSHKTFAVKNDARTYLETKRTQYFNIFRSFCKGSSSAVVFGEMICGKLKVSTVEAVCNQTAIDLAGEMKCSYPVFNENRLNLEKHLLKSLAEKEDFDAFITYIQNPRKQVEAFIKENVNAFMSGEHKVKAMNILWKNVAKIKEVVHQALFNAVEEVKSQSGDIDMWAGRFSSFLNNKLTLDAISCQNFKDINNFDFLKEEIEKGLESITKEMKQLSLDKMNEFRLRPDQILIDQLCDCCWEKCPFCAAVCTNTIKDHVNKHKIDHSCPFHRSQAVNGWHYKYTEEMCVEFCTTKVASDGLFYPDGVSTELFFYKEYRKAGPRFADWSITPDKYRSKYWTWFVYRFQKDLENYYKLKFTMDREILEGWKADQDEAIQSLDEMYKL